From one Electrophorus electricus isolate fEleEle1 chromosome 20, fEleEle1.pri, whole genome shotgun sequence genomic stretch:
- the dusp7 gene encoding dual specificity protein phosphatase 7, protein MKTHLWNSSRDAPLMMSSKTAGWLQDELQSGDSSLLLLDCRSHELYESSHIESAINLAIPGLMLRRLKKGNLPIRSIIPNNEDKEKFVKRCKTDTVVLYDEATADCQEHGAASTVLGLLMQKLRDDGCKAYYLEGGFNKFQTEYPEHCETNLDCPCPSSSPPACVLGLGGLRISSDCSDGESDREPGSATESEGSPLPNNQPAFPVQILPYLYLGCAKDSTNLDVLGKYNIKYILNVTPNLPNMFEHDGEFKYKQIPISDHWSQNLSQFFPEAISFIDEARAKKCGILVHCLAGISRSVTVTVAYLMQKLNLSLNDAYDFVKRKKSNISPNFNFMGQLLDFERTLGLNSPCDNRSPSDQLFFTTPTNHNVFQLDTLEST, encoded by the exons ATGAAAACGCATCTTTGGAACAGCTCACGGGACGCACCTCTGATGATGTCGAGCAAGACTGCGGGATGGCTGCAGGATGAGCTGCAGTCCGGGGACAGCTCGCTACTTCTGCTGGACTGCAGATCGCACGAGCTCTATGAGTCATCTCATATAGAATCGGCAATAAATTTGGCAATTCCAGGTCTGATGTTGCGCAGGTTAAAGAAGGGGAATTTACCGATCCGCTCCATAATCCCAAATAATGAAGACAAGGAGAAGTTTGTAAAACGGTGCAAGACGGACACGGTGGTTTTGTACGATGAGGCCACAGCCGACTGTCAGGAGCACGGGGCAGCGAGTACTGTTCTGGGTCTGCTCATGCAGAAACTGCGCGACGATGGCTGCAAGGCTTACTATCTGGAAG GAGGATTTAACAAGTTTCAGACAGAGTATCCAGAGCACTGCGAGACCAACCTGGACTGCCCCTGCCCCAGTAGCTCGCCCCCTGCGTGTGTTTTGGGCCTTGGAGGACTACGAATCAGTTCAGATTGTTCTGATGGAGAATCAGACAGGGAACCTGGTAGCGCCACTGAGTCAGAGGGCAGTCCCTTACCCAATAATCAACCAGCATTTCCTGTCCAGATTCTCCCTTACCTTTACCTGGGCTGTGCCAAAGATTCCACCAACTTGGATGTTTTGGGCAAGTACAACATCAAGTACATCCTGAACGTAACTCCCAACCTGCCTAACATGTTTGAGCATGATGGGGAATTCAAGTACAAACAAATTCCCATCTCGGATCACTGGAGCCAAAACTTGTCACAGTTTTTTCCTGAGGCCATTTCTTTCATTG ATGAAGCTCGTGCCAAAAAATGTGGCATTCTGGTGCACTGCCTGGCCGGGATCAGCCGCTCGGTCACCGTGACGGTAGCCTACCTGATGCAGAAACTCAACCTCTCACTCAACGATGCTTACGACTTTGTGAAGCGGAAGAAGTCCAACATCTCGCCAAATTTCAACTTCATGGGGCAGCTGTTGGACTTCGAACGGACCCTGGGGCTCAACAGTCCCTGTGACAACCGCTCACCCAGTGACCAGCTCTTCTTCACCACACCAACCAATCACAACGTGTTCCAGCTGGACACACTGGAGTCCACATGA